A window of the Acidimicrobiales bacterium genome harbors these coding sequences:
- a CDS encoding V-type ATP synthase subunit B, with product MTTPRTVAAEQRLVDALTAPIEVDDVLRVDGPLLFVRVTEPVGWDDHVDVRVPGGDIRHGVVIDVERDLAIVEVYEGTEGIGTAQTTVSFSGTPTVLPATDRWLGRVCDGRGAPRDGGPAIVGAVTRPVAGSVINPAKRTVPTDPVLTGVSAIDGLMTLVRGQKLPVFSEAGLPHLELAIQIAAQARVEGAQFSVVFAGMGLTNADVDLIVGGLEDRVHKRQACLFLNTADDPVIERILTPRVALTVAEHLAYELGHHVLVVLSDMTSYCDAVRQLSAARGEVPSRRGYPGYLFSDLASIYERCGRITGRPGSITEVPILTMPAGDITHPVPDLTGYITEGQIVLSPDVLGRGVTPPIDALSSLSRLMRRGVGEGRTREDHRAIAAQVLALLSLALQAEELASLIGVEALSITEQRYLSFADRFESDVIAQGGSESRSLEDTLDRLWKTASIMPTRELTMVSEEQIARYRSPDGRSR from the coding sequence GTGACGACGCCTCGAACGGTTGCTGCCGAGCAACGGCTCGTCGACGCGCTGACGGCGCCGATCGAGGTCGACGACGTCCTTCGGGTCGACGGCCCGTTGCTTTTCGTGAGGGTGACCGAGCCGGTCGGGTGGGACGACCATGTCGACGTGCGCGTGCCCGGCGGCGACATTCGCCATGGTGTCGTGATCGACGTCGAGCGAGACCTCGCGATCGTGGAGGTCTACGAAGGGACCGAGGGCATCGGCACTGCGCAGACGACCGTCTCATTCTCGGGGACGCCAACGGTGCTGCCAGCCACCGACCGCTGGCTCGGGCGGGTGTGCGACGGTCGGGGCGCTCCCCGTGACGGCGGTCCGGCGATCGTCGGTGCGGTCACCCGGCCGGTGGCGGGATCGGTGATCAATCCGGCCAAGCGAACGGTGCCCACCGATCCCGTCCTCACCGGTGTCTCGGCGATCGATGGCCTGATGACCCTCGTGCGGGGTCAGAAGCTCCCCGTGTTCTCCGAGGCTGGGCTGCCGCATCTCGAGCTGGCCATCCAGATCGCAGCCCAGGCACGGGTCGAGGGTGCGCAATTCAGCGTTGTTTTCGCCGGCATGGGCCTGACCAACGCCGACGTCGACCTCATCGTGGGCGGACTGGAGGATCGAGTACACAAGCGGCAGGCGTGCCTTTTCCTGAACACAGCCGACGATCCGGTGATCGAACGGATCCTCACACCGAGGGTCGCCCTGACGGTGGCCGAGCACCTTGCGTACGAGCTCGGCCACCATGTGCTGGTCGTCTTGAGCGACATGACGAGCTACTGCGACGCAGTGCGCCAACTCTCGGCAGCGCGCGGCGAAGTGCCGAGTCGCCGCGGCTACCCGGGCTATCTGTTCAGCGATCTCGCCAGCATCTACGAGCGTTGCGGTCGTATCACCGGGCGTCCCGGATCGATCACCGAGGTCCCGATCCTGACGATGCCGGCCGGTGACATCACACATCCGGTCCCAGACCTGACGGGGTACATCACGGAAGGTCAGATCGTTCTGTCGCCCGACGTGCTCGGTCGTGGGGTGACGCCGCCGATCGACGCGCTGTCATCACTCTCGAGGCTCATGCGACGTGGGGTGGGTGAGGGCCGAACTCGTGAAGACCATCGCGCGATCGCAGCGCAGGTGTTGGCGCTGCTGTCGCTCGCTCTCCAGGCCGAGGAACTGGCCTCGCTCATCGGCGTCGAGGCGCTGTCAATCACCGAGCAGCGCTATCTGAGCTTCGCCGATCGGTTCGAGTCCGACGTGATCGCCCAGGGCGGATCCGAGTCTCGCTCGCTCGAGGACACCCTCGATCGGTTGTGGAAGACGGCTTCGATCATGCCGACACGCGAACTCACGATGGTCAGCGAGGAGCAGATCGCTCGCTACCGGTCTCCAGATGGGAGGTCGAGATGA
- a CDS encoding V-type ATP synthase subunit D: protein MSGTATPTAAARLRLIRQEQLATHAAELLSGKEAALERECVRLAGHVNRTEQRWRERSSDAATWLLRTRMLGGSRELDRVVDTESANAAVSVTWQASMGVAYPSDVSCTFPEPPAVYTTAAMAPTIEAHRQALRTAAEHAAMSSALERLQSELVATRRRRRAIEDRLIPDLAAERQALEIHLDEEDRDQALRVRLAARQQTGVAT, encoded by the coding sequence ATGAGCGGCACGGCCACGCCGACGGCTGCCGCCCGCCTGCGGTTGATCCGGCAGGAGCAGCTGGCCACGCACGCGGCCGAGTTGCTGAGTGGAAAGGAGGCTGCGCTCGAACGAGAGTGCGTCCGACTGGCAGGCCACGTCAATCGCACCGAGCAGCGGTGGCGTGAGCGATCGTCCGATGCCGCGACGTGGCTGCTGCGGACGCGCATGCTCGGGGGCAGTCGCGAGCTGGACCGTGTGGTCGACACCGAATCCGCGAACGCAGCGGTCTCGGTGACCTGGCAAGCCTCGATGGGTGTCGCGTACCCGAGCGACGTGTCGTGCACGTTTCCGGAACCGCCGGCGGTGTACACCACCGCCGCGATGGCTCCCACCATCGAGGCGCATCGTCAGGCACTACGCACAGCTGCGGAACACGCCGCAATGTCGTCGGCGTTGGAGCGGCTGCAATCCGAACTCGTCGCCACCCGCCGCCGGCGACGCGCAATCGAGGACCGGCTGATCCCCGACCTGGCCGCCGAACGCCAGGCACTCGAGATCCATCTCGACGAGGAGGACCGAGATCAGGCGCTGCGAGTTCGCCTCGCTGCTCGCCAGCAGACGGGAGTAGCGACGTGA
- a CDS encoding universal stress protein, translated as MIERIVVAVDDSSAALGAAEYAIRLAETVPARLHVVTIADAGSKGVALLRHVQESAERHGVDVVTTLRDDHPAFEAILDIAHDWHADLVVMGRSDDRRPGRHYVGSETEHLLEFTDLPVLVVPGPPH; from the coding sequence GTGATCGAGCGCATCGTTGTCGCCGTCGATGATTCCTCCGCCGCCCTCGGGGCCGCCGAGTACGCCATCCGCCTGGCCGAGACCGTGCCTGCAAGGCTTCACGTCGTGACCATCGCCGATGCGGGTTCCAAGGGAGTTGCGCTGCTTCGCCATGTCCAGGAGTCGGCGGAACGGCACGGTGTCGATGTCGTCACGACCTTGCGCGATGACCACCCAGCCTTCGAGGCGATCCTCGACATCGCCCACGACTGGCATGCGGACCTCGTCGTGATGGGCCGCTCCGACGACCGCCGACCGGGACGGCACTACGTGGGCAGTGAGACCGAACACCTGCTCGAGTTCACCGATCTGCCCGTGCTCGTCGTCCCCGGGCCGCCGCACTGA
- a CDS encoding mobile mystery protein A, whose product MARTPARRSAMKRSQDGLTRHLGPLVDTEILVPHAGWIRATRDALGLSASELARRMSVHRSRIGQIEAGEKTGSIRLSTLDRAASAMGCRLVYAIVPEGSYQAVIDRQSEADVAELVSRVLHTMALEGQELSPEAAEELRKRTAEEWR is encoded by the coding sequence ATGGCACGAACACCAGCTCGACGTAGCGCAATGAAGCGCTCACAGGACGGGCTCACCCGCCATCTGGGCCCGCTCGTCGACACCGAGATCCTCGTGCCCCACGCCGGGTGGATACGCGCCACGCGGGACGCACTCGGCCTGAGCGCGTCGGAGCTGGCGCGACGGATGAGCGTTCACCGCTCCCGTATCGGGCAGATCGAGGCCGGAGAGAAGACAGGCTCGATCAGGCTGAGCACGCTCGATCGAGCGGCATCGGCAATGGGGTGCCGATTGGTGTACGCAATCGTCCCCGAAGGCAGCTACCAGGCGGTCATCGATCGACAATCCGAGGCCGATGTCGCCGAACTCGTGAGCCGAGTGCTTCACACCATGGCGCTTGAGGGCCAGGAATTGAGTCCCGAAGCAGCCGAGGAACTTCGGAAGCGCACAGCCGAAGAATGGCGCTAG
- a CDS encoding IS110 family transposase — translation MLAEVVDVVIGVDTHKHTNTAAVVAASTGAVIDSMTACTDLGGHQALLEFAGNHGGLRVWAIEGANGYGAGLARCLAERGEWVVELDRPKRANRRHGAKSDPIDAVRAAREALSREHLSEPRSDGERQALAVRLAARRLAVDSSTDTQRQIHGLVVVAPEQLRSKLRGKTTAEMLKICSRLRVDPRWDVATRETALVLRCLARRAINLAEEAREHERAILHLVRAWRPDLLDNCGVGPIVAATVLCAWSHPGRVRSDAAFAMLAGTAPIPASSGMTIRYRLNRSGDRRLNQAIHTVVVTRMRVDPETRAYVERRRAEGKTDREIKRCLKRYVTRQLFRQLEHHTA, via the coding sequence ATGCTGGCAGAAGTCGTCGACGTCGTCATCGGAGTCGACACCCACAAACACACCAACACCGCCGCTGTCGTTGCGGCATCGACCGGCGCCGTGATCGACAGCATGACCGCCTGCACCGATCTCGGTGGCCATCAGGCACTGCTCGAGTTCGCTGGGAATCACGGTGGCCTGCGGGTCTGGGCGATCGAAGGTGCGAACGGATATGGCGCCGGTCTCGCCCGTTGCCTGGCCGAGCGCGGTGAATGGGTGGTCGAACTCGATCGACCGAAACGAGCCAACCGTCGCCACGGAGCGAAGTCCGACCCGATCGACGCCGTTCGTGCTGCTCGTGAAGCACTCAGCCGTGAGCACCTGAGCGAGCCTCGCTCTGACGGGGAACGCCAAGCGCTCGCAGTTCGGCTGGCTGCCCGCCGCCTCGCTGTCGATAGCAGCACCGATACTCAACGCCAGATCCACGGGCTCGTCGTTGTCGCTCCCGAGCAGCTCCGGTCGAAGCTTCGGGGCAAGACCACGGCGGAGATGCTCAAGATCTGTTCCCGTCTTCGTGTGGATCCACGCTGGGACGTGGCGACACGTGAGACCGCACTCGTGTTGCGTTGTCTCGCCCGCCGGGCGATCAACCTTGCTGAGGAAGCCCGGGAGCATGAACGAGCGATCCTTCACCTCGTCCGCGCCTGGCGCCCAGACTTGTTGGACAACTGTGGTGTCGGCCCGATCGTGGCGGCGACCGTGCTCTGCGCCTGGTCACATCCCGGCCGCGTTCGCTCCGACGCTGCGTTCGCGATGCTTGCCGGCACCGCTCCGATTCCAGCCTCGTCGGGAATGACGATCCGGTATCGGCTGAATCGGTCCGGTGATCGCCGTCTCAACCAGGCCATCCACACCGTCGTCGTTACCCGCATGCGGGTCGATCCCGAGACCAGGGCCTACGTCGAGCGGCGCCGCGCCGAGGGCAAGACCGATCGGGAGATCAAACGTTGCCTCAAGCGATACGTCACGCGACAGCTCTTCCGCCAGCTCGAACATCACACCGCTTGA
- a CDS encoding HsdR family type I site-specific deoxyribonuclease — translation MSGRLGSEDAAVEQPALRLLAELGWEVLSGLNDPDELGRSSQSEPVLRARLQTAIQRLNPGLDAAAIDSAIETLINDRSSLDPVRANRDVWTLLRDGVVVQAEGAHGEKEPRRVRYISWEVSDDNEWLAVSQLWLTGDLHRRRADIVLFVNGIPLGFIELKAPDQPVLAAYQDNLRAYRSEIPQLFWFNGFVILSNGSESRMGSAYAPWEHFAEWKKISDESEPGVVSLETMLRATCDRPRMLDLVENFTVFTERPQGLVKAVAKNHQYLGVNNAIEALHQVESNQGRLGVFWHTQGSGKSLSMLWFCQKVLRKRPGNWTFVLVTDRKELDDQLYEEFADSSVITAGARVHAESSAHLRELLGTDQRYVFTLIHKFIPPERNAEMPVLSERDDIIVITDEAHRSQYDTLAGNMRKALPNASFLGFTGTPLIDGEEEETRRVFGDYVSTYNFADSIRDGATVPLYYENRIPELQLENENFDAELEELLSAPDLDDAQERAISRRFAKQHQLITRPKRLEEIAADLVHHFANRGFLGKGMFVAIDKATAVRMHGLVAAEWSRYILRLEARLDTLPILERAPVEYQIRWMRETDMAVIVSQAQNEVEDMAALGLDIVPHRRRMNDEDLDSRFKDPSDPFRLVFVCAMWLTGFDAPSTSTVYLDKPMRGHTLMQTIARANRVFPDKEAGLIVDYIGVFRNLEKALAIYGVDREGAVGSPIQPTDDLRSQLAKALAEVEAYLDENDVDLADLGAARGFEFVALLDSAVESLLIEERIRKRFVTLANQARKAYKSLMPDPEAIRATERVAVIRSLSNKLASLGEVADISDVMDGVSDLLDRSVGTKEYIIRAAGEEQALLDLNQIDFEQLAFTFAQNKRTAAKAVERALGRDVEQAVRENPTYADLADKFRRLIDDYNAGTLNADEFLRRARRLKDTLDERQNRAVAGELSKAELAIFDLLTKPAPELSDGELKKVQAAAKQLLARIEDILVLDWKKKQQSRSLLRREIATSLDNDLPGPYGPEMLREKTEDIYEHVFASYMNDLTSVYDTDGVPDESGTVVTVPETAVEVTDELLARLRADDELFAEAIQKLYGTTELWALPTPVVLETDETDLVEYKTSARWDTDRKVTRKAPAVITKTIAGFANAAGGTLLIGVRDDRTVTGLQPDYETFGEPQDADQWLNWLTDIIIANLGRVAISRLRIRMEKIEGREICRIDVPASHRPIWEAGRKGKQILWERLPNSTRQVPADELDAFLADRFGGGAR, via the coding sequence GTGAGTGGGCGGCTGGGCTCGGAAGATGCAGCAGTGGAGCAACCGGCGCTGCGGTTGCTTGCGGAGTTGGGCTGGGAGGTGCTGTCCGGGCTGAATGATCCTGACGAGTTGGGCCGTTCGAGCCAATCCGAGCCAGTGCTTCGGGCTCGTCTCCAAACCGCCATCCAGCGACTCAATCCCGGCCTTGACGCAGCGGCAATCGACTCAGCGATCGAGACGTTGATTAATGACCGATCGTCGCTCGATCCCGTGCGAGCGAACCGAGACGTGTGGACCCTGCTTCGCGACGGCGTCGTCGTGCAGGCGGAGGGCGCCCATGGCGAAAAGGAGCCCCGGAGAGTTAGATACATCTCCTGGGAGGTCTCGGACGACAACGAATGGTTGGCAGTGTCTCAGTTGTGGCTGACTGGTGATCTTCACCGCAGGCGTGCTGACATCGTGTTGTTCGTCAACGGCATCCCGTTGGGCTTCATCGAGCTGAAGGCGCCCGACCAGCCAGTCCTCGCCGCCTACCAGGACAACCTTCGGGCGTATCGGTCGGAGATCCCGCAGCTGTTCTGGTTCAACGGGTTCGTGATCTTGTCGAACGGCTCGGAGAGCCGCATGGGGTCCGCTTATGCCCCGTGGGAGCACTTTGCCGAGTGGAAGAAGATCAGCGACGAGTCCGAGCCGGGTGTGGTGTCGCTGGAGACGATGCTTCGTGCGACCTGTGACCGGCCCCGCATGTTGGATCTGGTCGAGAACTTCACCGTCTTCACCGAACGCCCACAGGGTCTGGTGAAGGCGGTAGCGAAGAATCATCAGTACCTTGGTGTGAACAACGCGATCGAGGCGCTTCACCAGGTCGAGTCCAATCAGGGTCGCCTGGGGGTGTTCTGGCACACCCAGGGTTCGGGCAAGTCGCTGTCGATGCTGTGGTTCTGCCAGAAGGTGCTGCGCAAACGGCCAGGCAATTGGACGTTCGTGCTCGTGACGGACCGCAAGGAACTCGATGACCAGCTGTATGAGGAGTTCGCCGATTCCTCGGTCATCACCGCAGGAGCCCGGGTACACGCTGAGTCGTCGGCGCATCTGCGCGAGCTTCTCGGCACCGATCAGCGGTACGTGTTCACGCTGATCCACAAGTTCATTCCCCCTGAACGTAACGCAGAGATGCCGGTCCTGTCCGAGCGCGACGACATCATCGTGATCACGGACGAGGCGCACCGTTCCCAGTACGACACCCTTGCCGGCAACATGCGCAAAGCGCTGCCCAACGCGTCGTTCCTCGGTTTCACCGGCACTCCGTTGATCGATGGCGAGGAGGAAGAGACCCGCCGGGTGTTCGGCGACTACGTGTCGACCTACAACTTCGCCGATTCGATTCGCGACGGCGCCACGGTCCCGCTCTACTACGAGAATCGGATCCCAGAACTCCAGCTGGAGAACGAGAACTTCGACGCCGAACTCGAAGAGCTGCTGTCCGCCCCCGACCTCGACGACGCGCAAGAACGTGCGATCTCTCGCCGGTTCGCGAAACAGCACCAGCTGATCACTCGTCCGAAACGTCTGGAGGAGATTGCTGCCGACCTTGTCCATCACTTCGCCAACCGTGGCTTCTTGGGCAAGGGCATGTTCGTCGCGATCGACAAGGCCACAGCGGTGCGGATGCATGGTCTGGTCGCTGCGGAGTGGTCTCGATACATCCTGCGGCTCGAAGCCCGGCTCGACACGCTCCCAATCCTGGAGCGAGCCCCCGTCGAGTACCAGATCCGGTGGATGCGGGAAACCGACATGGCGGTGATCGTTTCCCAGGCCCAGAACGAAGTCGAAGACATGGCCGCGCTCGGCCTCGACATCGTTCCGCACCGGCGGCGGATGAACGACGAAGACCTCGACTCGCGGTTCAAGGACCCCAGCGACCCGTTCCGACTCGTATTCGTCTGCGCAATGTGGCTGACAGGTTTCGATGCACCATCGACCTCCACGGTCTATCTCGACAAGCCGATGCGAGGTCACACGCTGATGCAGACCATCGCCCGCGCGAACCGGGTGTTTCCCGACAAGGAAGCCGGTCTGATCGTCGACTACATCGGCGTCTTCAGGAATCTCGAGAAGGCGCTCGCCATCTACGGCGTCGACCGCGAAGGCGCGGTCGGGTCACCCATCCAGCCGACCGACGACCTCCGCAGCCAGCTCGCCAAAGCACTCGCGGAGGTCGAGGCGTACCTCGACGAGAACGATGTCGACCTCGCCGATCTCGGCGCAGCGAGAGGGTTCGAATTCGTCGCGTTGCTCGACTCCGCGGTCGAGTCGCTGTTGATCGAGGAGCGAATCCGGAAACGGTTCGTGACGTTGGCCAACCAGGCCCGCAAGGCGTACAAGTCGCTGATGCCGGATCCCGAAGCCATCCGGGCAACCGAGCGTGTTGCGGTCATCCGTTCGCTGTCGAACAAGTTGGCGTCGCTGGGTGAGGTCGCCGACATCTCCGACGTGATGGATGGCGTGTCCGACCTGCTCGACCGGTCCGTTGGAACCAAGGAATACATCATCCGTGCCGCAGGTGAGGAACAGGCGCTCCTCGACCTCAACCAGATTGATTTCGAGCAGCTCGCCTTCACGTTCGCCCAGAACAAGCGGACAGCAGCGAAAGCGGTCGAGCGGGCGCTCGGCCGAGACGTCGAGCAGGCCGTCCGCGAGAACCCCACCTATGCCGACCTCGCCGACAAGTTCCGCCGACTCATCGACGACTACAACGCCGGCACGCTCAACGCCGACGAGTTCCTCCGACGCGCCCGGCGGCTCAAAGACACCCTCGACGAACGACAGAACCGTGCGGTTGCCGGCGAACTCAGCAAGGCCGAGCTGGCCATCTTCGACCTCCTCACCAAGCCCGCACCCGAGCTGTCAGACGGCGAACTCAAGAAGGTCCAAGCAGCAGCCAAGCAGCTTCTGGCAAGGATCGAGGACATCCTCGTCCTCGACTGGAAGAAAAAGCAGCAAAGCCGATCGCTGCTCCGTCGGGAGATCGCCACGAGCCTCGACAACGACCTACCCGGACCGTACGGGCCCGAGATGCTCCGCGAGAAAACCGAAGACATCTACGAACACGTCTTCGCCAGCTACATGAACGACCTGACCAGCGTGTACGACACCGACGGCGTGCCCGATGAGAGCGGCACGGTCGTCACGGTTCCAGAAACGGCTGTCGAAGTCACCGACGAGCTTCTGGCCCGCCTGCGCGCTGACGACGAACTGTTCGCCGAAGCCATCCAGAAACTGTACGGAACCACCGAACTGTGGGCGCTTCCGACACCGGTCGTGCTCGAAACCGACGAGACCGACCTCGTCGAGTACAAGACCAGTGCACGATGGGACACCGACAGGAAGGTGACCCGGAAAGCTCCCGCGGTCATCACCAAGACCATCGCCGGCTTCGCCAACGCAGCCGGTGGCACCCTCCTCATCGGCGTCCGGGACGACCGCACCGTGACCGGCCTTCAGCCCGACTACGAGACCTTCGGCGAGCCCCAAGATGCCGACCAGTGGCTGAATTGGCTCACCGACATCATCATCGCCAACCTCGGCCGTGTGGCCATCAGCCGTCTCCGCATCAGAATGGAGAAGATCGAAGGCCGCGAGATCTGCCGCATCGACGTACCCGCAAGCCACCGCCCAATCTGGGAAGCCGGCCGGAAAGGCAAACAGATCCTCTGGGAACGCCTCCCCAACTCCACCCGCCAAGTCCCAGCCGACGAACTCGACGCCTTCCTCGCCGACCGGTTCGGTGGAGGGGCTCGCTAG
- a CDS encoding restriction endonuclease subunit S has product MSERASLDDLVRLKRGYDLPSRDRRHGDIPILGSFGVTGWHDTPKIAGPGVTVGRSGASIGVATYHDGPCWPLNTALYVQDFKGNDPRYVYFVLDAINFGAFNSGAAQPSLNRNYLGSIDVWRPSIELQRRVSRALGAFDDLIENNRRRIAILEEMARLLYREWFVHFRYPGHEDIELADSELGPVPEGWEIAPTGDVFDSVGGGTPSKKESSYWDEGDIDWFTPSDLTKSGAVFMFRSTDRINRLGLKKSSAKLFPAGSVMMTSRATVGEIAIAACEAATNQGFITCVPNHRVSTEYLYLWLHSQVGSFLQLAGGATFKELRKSDFRDYRIALPPETLMRSFDEVALPQFDLIANLIQQNRILRECRDLLLPRLVSGELDVSELDLEGLLV; this is encoded by the coding sequence ATGTCTGAGAGAGCCTCTCTCGACGACCTGGTTCGGCTAAAGCGTGGCTACGACCTCCCCAGTCGCGATCGGCGGCATGGTGATATTCCAATCCTGGGGAGCTTCGGGGTCACTGGCTGGCACGACACGCCCAAGATCGCCGGCCCCGGCGTAACCGTAGGCCGCAGCGGGGCCTCAATAGGAGTCGCTACCTACCACGACGGGCCGTGCTGGCCCCTCAACACCGCTCTGTATGTACAGGACTTCAAAGGAAACGATCCCCGCTACGTCTACTTTGTTCTAGATGCAATCAACTTTGGCGCCTTCAACAGCGGCGCAGCGCAGCCCTCGCTGAACCGGAACTATCTCGGCTCTATCGACGTCTGGCGGCCCAGCATCGAGCTTCAGAGACGTGTGAGCAGAGCGCTGGGTGCGTTCGATGATCTGATCGAGAACAACAGGCGGCGGATTGCGATCTTGGAGGAGATGGCTCGATTGTTGTACCGGGAGTGGTTCGTGCACTTCCGGTATCCCGGGCACGAGGACATCGAGTTGGCCGACTCCGAACTCGGACCCGTCCCCGAGGGGTGGGAGATCGCACCTACCGGCGATGTCTTCGACTCGGTCGGTGGCGGCACTCCATCCAAGAAGGAGTCCTCCTATTGGGATGAGGGCGATATTGATTGGTTCACGCCATCAGACTTGACAAAGTCAGGAGCGGTGTTCATGTTCCGCTCCACGGATCGAATCAATCGGCTCGGGCTCAAGAAGTCGTCTGCCAAGCTCTTCCCTGCGGGCTCCGTAATGATGACGAGCAGAGCCACCGTAGGCGAGATAGCGATCGCGGCATGCGAGGCAGCCACGAATCAAGGCTTCATCACGTGCGTTCCCAACCATCGTGTGTCTACTGAGTATCTGTACCTCTGGCTTCACTCCCAGGTGGGCTCGTTCTTGCAGCTCGCCGGGGGAGCGACATTCAAGGAGCTCCGGAAGTCCGACTTCCGTGACTACAGGATTGCGTTACCACCGGAGACTCTCATGAGGAGTTTCGACGAGGTCGCTCTGCCCCAGTTCGATCTGATAGCCAACTTGATTCAGCAAAACCGAATCCTCCGTGAATGTCGCGATCTCCTGTTGCCCCGTCTGGTGTCGGGGGAGCTGGATGTTTCGGAACTCGATCTGGAGGGTTTGTTGGTGTGA
- a CDS encoding class I SAM-dependent DNA methyltransferase — protein MATDLVNVQKKLWDAADELRANSGLQASEYSGPVLGLIFLRFAEQRFAAAENKIGPGSERRPTGPDDYKAEGVLFLPAEARYPHLLKQPEGVDLGKLINDAMAAIESHNPDLRGVLPKVYSTLPNSVLIELLRTINTLADDIEGDSFGLVYEYFLAQFAMAEGQGGGEFFTPPSIVKLIVEIIEPYNGKIYDPACGSGGMFVQSADFVARHQGNPGRELSIYGQEASRRTVPLAKMNLAVHGLGGDILEGNTYYDDRHDCVDKFDFVMANPPFNVNKVDKAKLEDDIRFRLGLPSTDNANYLWIQTFYSALNGTGRAGFVMANSASDARGSEMEIRRKLIEDRVVDVIVAVGTNMFFTVTLPVTLWFLDKGKRNGPRADEVLFIDAREIYNTIDRAHRDWTPQQIEFLSNIVRLWRGEVPEFEAGSRDMIESRFPSGQYENVAGLCGVSTVDDIETQGWSLNPGRFVGVDHTVVEGSLEDLKRLLDEYQDLDSKATTLSAQVAATMRAINV, from the coding sequence ATGGCGACGGATCTAGTCAACGTGCAAAAGAAGCTTTGGGATGCAGCCGACGAGCTGCGCGCAAACTCAGGCCTCCAAGCATCGGAATACTCCGGCCCAGTCCTCGGGCTCATCTTCCTCCGCTTCGCCGAACAGCGATTCGCGGCGGCGGAGAACAAGATCGGTCCAGGAAGCGAACGACGCCCAACGGGGCCCGACGACTACAAAGCGGAAGGCGTCCTTTTCCTCCCGGCCGAGGCCCGATACCCGCACCTCCTCAAGCAGCCAGAAGGCGTCGACCTCGGGAAGCTGATCAACGACGCCATGGCAGCGATCGAGAGCCACAACCCGGACCTCCGAGGCGTCCTCCCCAAGGTCTACAGCACCCTCCCGAACAGCGTGCTGATCGAACTGCTCCGAACGATCAACACGCTCGCCGACGACATCGAAGGCGACAGCTTCGGCCTCGTCTACGAATACTTCCTCGCACAGTTCGCCATGGCGGAGGGCCAAGGCGGCGGCGAGTTCTTCACACCGCCGTCGATCGTCAAACTCATCGTCGAAATCATCGAACCGTACAACGGCAAGATCTACGACCCCGCCTGCGGCTCGGGCGGCATGTTCGTCCAATCCGCCGACTTCGTCGCCCGCCACCAAGGCAACCCGGGGAGAGAACTCTCCATCTACGGCCAAGAAGCCTCCCGCCGCACCGTGCCGCTCGCCAAAATGAACCTCGCCGTCCACGGACTCGGCGGCGACATCCTCGAAGGCAACACCTACTACGACGACCGCCACGACTGCGTCGACAAGTTCGACTTCGTCATGGCCAACCCACCCTTCAACGTCAACAAGGTCGACAAAGCCAAGCTCGAAGACGACATCAGATTCCGGCTCGGCCTTCCCAGCACCGACAACGCCAACTACCTCTGGATCCAGACATTCTACTCAGCGCTCAACGGCACCGGCCGCGCTGGCTTCGTGATGGCCAACTCAGCATCCGACGCCCGTGGCTCGGAAATGGAGATCCGCCGCAAACTCATTGAAGACAGAGTCGTCGACGTCATCGTCGCCGTCGGGACCAACATGTTCTTCACCGTCACCCTGCCCGTCACTCTGTGGTTCCTCGACAAGGGCAAACGCAACGGCCCCCGAGCCGACGAAGTGCTCTTCATCGACGCCCGAGAGATCTACAACACCATCGACCGGGCCCACCGCGACTGGACACCTCAACAGATCGAATTCCTCTCCAACATTGTCCGCCTCTGGCGAGGCGAAGTGCCCGAGTTCGAGGCTGGCAGTCGAGACATGATCGAGAGCAGGTTTCCGAGCGGGCAGTACGAGAACGTAGCCGGCCTCTGCGGCGTATCGACCGTTGATGACATTGAGACGCAGGGATGGAGCCTCAATCCGGGTCGATTCGTTGGTGTCGACCACACAGTGGTTGAGGGGTCGCTGGAGGATCTGAAGCGACTGCTCGACGAGTACCAGGATCTCGACTCCAAGGCGACCACGCTGTCGGCTCAGGTTGCCGCAACGATGCGAGCAATCAATGTCTGA